The proteins below come from a single Nitrospirota bacterium genomic window:
- a CDS encoding O-antigen ligase family protein: protein MNGGEAVGEKPARWTARWPDLDGLIRVVLYAFICSLPFTALLVIERNGFIVLLILLAWWCAGHRRVFLVRTPFDRPIAAFVLWVGFTIPFATFPAYSLKEYGKLLQQVLVFYAVLHFFREGEHRRYLLACVLAALVPVSAYGIAEFNPTYPQAMRSFLPAEVWLTTYLVMFLPVGLALAFEAQSRWLQLFGGSVAALSTFCLLLTHSRAGLVALVCELWAFGWLLRRRSALVMAGGATAAVVLALGIVVATDWAGIRSLEGIRSYIPIRSTPSSVIHRFDIWAFSLPEIAEHPLVGIGYGKDNFKLVYADQPEAVEPGHAPVRMHGTHNILLYLALHVGLPGLILFLWLIGSILRRLVSGYRSARESLSRSVLLGASVATTGLMVRLLFDQMFVGTLAILYWVLLALAVLDLPPRSSEELDRRTN, encoded by the coding sequence ATGAACGGCGGCGAAGCGGTCGGCGAGAAGCCGGCCAGGTGGACCGCGCGTTGGCCCGATCTGGACGGCCTCATCCGCGTCGTGTTGTACGCCTTCATCTGCTCCTTGCCGTTCACCGCGCTCCTGGTTATCGAACGGAACGGGTTCATCGTGCTCCTGATTCTGCTGGCCTGGTGGTGCGCAGGCCACCGCCGGGTGTTCCTGGTCCGGACGCCGTTTGATCGGCCGATCGCCGCCTTCGTCCTCTGGGTCGGGTTCACGATCCCGTTCGCGACGTTTCCCGCCTATAGCCTCAAAGAATATGGCAAGCTGCTCCAACAGGTCCTTGTGTTCTACGCCGTGCTGCATTTCTTTCGGGAAGGGGAACACCGGCGCTATCTCCTGGCCTGTGTGCTCGCCGCTCTGGTTCCGGTCAGCGCGTACGGCATCGCCGAATTCAACCCGACGTACCCGCAGGCCATGCGGTCGTTTTTGCCTGCGGAGGTCTGGCTGACGACCTATTTGGTGATGTTCTTGCCTGTCGGCCTGGCTCTGGCGTTCGAGGCACAGAGTCGATGGCTACAGCTTTTCGGCGGCTCGGTGGCGGCCCTTTCCACGTTCTGTCTCCTGCTGACCCACTCGCGCGCGGGGCTGGTCGCGTTGGTGTGCGAATTGTGGGCCTTCGGTTGGCTGCTGCGGCGTCGTTCCGCGTTGGTCATGGCGGGGGGCGCGACTGCCGCAGTCGTCCTCGCGCTGGGGATCGTCGTCGCCACCGACTGGGCCGGAATTCGTTCGCTCGAGGGGATCCGGTCCTATATTCCGATTCGGAGCACGCCTTCCTCCGTGATCCACCGATTCGACATCTGGGCCTTCAGTCTGCCGGAAATCGCGGAGCACCCGCTTGTCGGCATCGGGTACGGCAAAGACAACTTTAAACTGGTGTACGCCGATCAACCGGAAGCCGTCGAGCCCGGCCACGCCCCCGTGAGGATGCATGGCACGCACAACATTCTGCTGTATCTGGCTTTGCACGTCGGTCTGCCGGGACTCATCTTGTTTCTGTGGTTGATCGGTTCGATTCTTCGCCGTCTGGTCTCCGGCTATCGATCGGCAAGAGAATCCTTGAGCCGATCGGTGCTGCTGGGGGCGAGCGTGGCGACGACGGGGTTGATGGTCAGGTTGCTGTTCGATCAAATGTTCGTCGGCACTCTGGCGATCCTCTATTGGGTGCTTCTGGCTCTGGCTGTCCTGGACCTTCCCCCTCGATCATCTGAGGAACTTGATCGGAGAACGAATTGA
- a CDS encoding glycosyltransferase family 4 protein, with protein MSALVMAGVVFVLSWWLTRRLCNPRSRLYLLDHPNERSLHRVPTPRTGGIAVLVSAACGFILTALAGRWDPWLAASLSTSTATWLLSAAAVLAAVSFCDDRWGLPIGLRFGAQIIAALALVVGADLALRSVWIPFFGRLDLGWAAWPVTVVFLVWMTNLYNFMDGMDGFAGGMTLVGFGFLAYFAWWDAHPFVFILSLMVATGAAGFLLSNFPPARIFMGDVGSVPIGFLAGALTLQGQREGLFDVWVPIMVFSPFILDATATVIRRMLRGERVWEAHRVHYYQRLVLSGWGHRRTVLAEYALMACCGIAAWLYHHGDGTGRTIIVLSWLAVFCALGAGVGLLEQRRVRQEAEV; from the coding sequence ATGAGCGCGCTTGTGATGGCCGGTGTCGTGTTTGTGCTGTCATGGTGGCTCACTCGCCGTCTCTGCAATCCGCGTTCTCGTCTCTACCTGCTGGATCATCCCAACGAGCGCTCTCTGCACCGGGTGCCGACGCCGCGAACCGGAGGCATAGCGGTCCTGGTGAGCGCCGCGTGCGGATTCATCCTGACCGCGCTGGCCGGCCGGTGGGATCCGTGGCTTGCCGCTTCCTTATCGACCTCGACCGCGACCTGGCTCCTCAGCGCCGCGGCGGTGCTCGCGGCGGTGTCGTTCTGCGATGACCGGTGGGGCTTGCCGATCGGCTTGCGATTCGGCGCGCAGATCATCGCGGCGCTGGCGTTGGTCGTCGGGGCGGATTTGGCCCTTCGCTCCGTGTGGATTCCCTTCTTCGGCCGTCTCGATCTGGGTTGGGCGGCCTGGCCGGTCACGGTCGTCTTTCTCGTGTGGATGACCAATCTGTACAACTTCATGGACGGCATGGACGGCTTTGCGGGAGGAATGACGCTGGTCGGGTTCGGTTTTCTGGCATATTTTGCGTGGTGGGACGCCCATCCTTTTGTCTTTATTCTCTCTCTTATGGTGGCGACGGGGGCGGCGGGATTTCTGTTGAGCAATTTTCCTCCCGCGCGGATCTTCATGGGGGATGTGGGGAGCGTCCCCATCGGGTTTCTCGCCGGCGCGCTGACTCTGCAGGGGCAGCGGGAGGGGCTGTTCGATGTGTGGGTTCCCATCATGGTCTTTTCCCCCTTCATTCTGGACGCGACGGCGACGGTGATTCGGCGCATGCTGCGTGGAGAACGCGTGTGGGAGGCCCATCGCGTCCACTATTATCAGCGGCTGGTGCTGAGCGGCTGGGGACACCGGCGCACGGTGCTGGCCGAGTATGCGCTGATGGCGTGTTGCGGGATCGCCGCGTGGCTCTATCATCACGGCGACGGCACGGGTCGTACGATCATTGTACTAAGCTGGTTGGCGGTGTTCTGCGCATTGGGCGCGGGCGTCGGCCTGTTGGAGCAACGGCGGGTCCGGCAGGAGGCGGAAGTATGA
- a CDS encoding NAD-dependent epimerase/dehydratase family protein: MTRVLITGAGGFLGKVLVEALLSRGYAVRALYHHAGPPLGESRCEVVTGDVRDRAAMKAAATECRAIVHLAGKVHALDEAHSDEQDYEAINVEGTRHLLESAAAAGVRLFIFASSVKVFGETTCGCVDESRPPAPVTAYAKSKWSAEQLVHDLARSGGFRSVSLRLPMVYGPTDKGNLFRMIAAIDRGWFPPIPPLASVRSMLHVGNFTQAVLRILQADGPLRPCYIVTDGTPYSVTTIYELLCAGLGKPVPKWRVPLWLLKAAGGAGDMVHAFTKRPVPLTRAALQKLIEPAWYCSDAIARDLGYRPDSSFEETVPELIAFYHQAQR, from the coding sequence ATGACACGGGTTCTGATCACCGGCGCCGGGGGCTTTCTGGGCAAGGTCCTTGTCGAAGCCTTGTTGAGCCGGGGCTACGCCGTTCGCGCCTTGTATCACCATGCCGGTCCGCCGCTTGGCGAGAGCCGGTGCGAGGTAGTCACCGGCGATGTGCGCGACCGAGCGGCCATGAAGGCCGCGGCGACGGAATGCCGGGCGATCGTCCATTTGGCCGGCAAGGTCCACGCGCTCGATGAGGCGCATTCGGACGAGCAGGATTATGAGGCGATCAACGTCGAGGGAACGCGGCATCTGCTGGAAAGCGCCGCTGCGGCGGGCGTCCGATTGTTCATCTTCGCCAGCAGCGTGAAAGTCTTTGGTGAGACCACCTGTGGTTGTGTCGATGAGTCCCGGCCGCCTGCGCCTGTCACCGCCTATGCGAAGTCGAAATGGAGCGCCGAACAGCTCGTTCACGACCTTGCTCGGTCCGGCGGGTTTCGCAGTGTCTCTCTTCGGCTGCCGATGGTGTACGGGCCCACGGACAAGGGGAACCTGTTCCGGATGATCGCGGCGATCGATCGCGGCTGGTTTCCGCCGATTCCCCCTCTCGCGAGTGTGCGCAGCATGCTTCATGTGGGCAATTTTACCCAGGCGGTGCTCCGGATTCTTCAGGCCGACGGACCGCTTAGGCCGTGTTACATCGTCACCGACGGGACGCCCTACAGCGTCACCACCATCTATGAGTTGCTGTGCGCCGGCTTGGGGAAGCCGGTTCCCAAGTGGCGCGTGCCGCTGTGGCTGCTGAAGGCGGCGGGAGGCGCCGGGGATATGGTGCACGCGTTCACGAAGCGGCCGGTGCCGTTGACGCGCGCCGCTCTTCAGAAGCTCATCGAGCCGGCCTGGTACTGCTCAGATGCCATCGCCCGCGATCTGGGCTATCGGCCGGACTCCTCCTTCGAGGAGACAGTGCCGGAATTGATCGCCTTCTACCACCAAGCCCAGAGATGA
- a CDS encoding glycosyltransferase family 4 protein produces MNARPRLLFLITEDWYFWSHRLDLARAARDAGFDVSIATRVTEHGELIRREGFRLHPLRLERQCRRPLADLMALLEIVHLYRLEQPQLAHHVAMKPIVYGSLAAWFAGLPAVVNAFAGLGYAFTEQERRRGMLRSVLLRALKVAIGLSRSVAVFQNSEDRNYLVAKGVVRSDQTRIIAGSGIDTERFVPGAPASGAPIVLLASRMLWDKGVADFVRAAREVKRRGVQARFVLVGRCDPQNPAAIPPSRLQEWVDAGDIEWWGHREDMPAVLSSATLAVLPSFREGLPKVLLEAAACGKPIVATDVPGCRAVVRHQSNGLLVPPRDPGALADAIALLLADADRCAAMGRAGRDMVVREYSVSKITGATLALYRELLDLRGDGRQAQVLA; encoded by the coding sequence ATGAACGCGCGGCCACGCCTGCTGTTTCTTATCACCGAAGACTGGTATTTCTGGTCGCATCGCCTGGATTTGGCCAGAGCCGCGCGGGACGCCGGGTTCGATGTGTCGATCGCGACGCGGGTGACCGAGCATGGGGAACTCATCAGACGAGAAGGCTTCCGGCTCCACCCCCTTCGTCTCGAGCGGCAGTGCCGCCGTCCGCTCGCGGACCTCATGGCTCTCCTGGAGATCGTTCATTTGTACCGGCTGGAGCAGCCGCAGCTTGCGCACCATGTCGCGATGAAACCCATTGTTTATGGATCGCTGGCAGCATGGTTCGCCGGCCTCCCTGCGGTCGTCAACGCCTTCGCCGGACTCGGCTATGCCTTCACCGAGCAGGAACGCCGCCGTGGAATGCTCCGCTCCGTGCTATTGCGGGCGTTGAAGGTCGCCATCGGACTGAGCCGGTCGGTGGCCGTATTTCAAAACAGTGAAGATCGGAATTACCTGGTCGCGAAGGGGGTCGTGCGATCGGATCAGACGCGGATCATCGCCGGCTCCGGCATCGATACTGAGCGGTTTGTCCCCGGCGCGCCGGCGTCGGGTGCGCCGATCGTGCTACTGGCCTCCCGGATGCTTTGGGACAAAGGGGTGGCGGATTTTGTCCGGGCCGCGCGGGAGGTGAAGCGCAGAGGCGTTCAGGCGCGGTTTGTCCTGGTGGGGCGATGCGATCCCCAGAATCCGGCGGCGATTCCTCCGAGCCGCCTGCAGGAGTGGGTGGACGCGGGCGACATCGAATGGTGGGGGCACCGCGAGGATATGCCGGCCGTGCTCTCCTCTGCGACGCTGGCCGTCCTGCCTTCGTTCCGTGAAGGTCTTCCCAAGGTGCTGCTCGAGGCGGCGGCCTGCGGGAAACCCATAGTAGCGACGGACGTGCCGGGGTGCCGCGCGGTTGTCCGGCATCAGTCGAACGGGCTCCTGGTGCCGCCGCGAGACCCCGGCGCGTTGGCGGACGCGATCGCGTTGCTGCTCGCCGATGCGGATCGCTGCGCGGCGATGGGCCGAGCCGGCCGCGACATGGTGGTGCGCGAGTACTCCGTGTCGAAGATCACCGGAGCTACGCTGGCGCTGTATCGCGAACTGCTCGATCTTCGGGGAGATGGACGGCAGGCGCAGGTGTTGGCATGA
- the asnB gene encoding asparagine synthase (glutamine-hydrolyzing), whose product MAGVFGYEGSDLNETVEAMVASIRYRGPDDAGVWCEPSRGLALGHARLAILDLSPEGHQPMVSASGRYVISYNGEVYNFLDLRRELEERGAKFRGHSDTEVMLAAIEQWGVQSAVTRFVGMFAFALWDRADQMLYLVRDRLGIKPLYFGWAGRSVVFASEVKALRCHPHFRPDIDRDALALYLRHGYIPAPLSIYHQIYKLPPGCLLMVTPDRAMQAEGFSPDPESPDGWKPVRYWSARTVAEQGCASLFRGSEAEAAQELDALLRQAMRLRMISDVPLGAFLSGGIDSSTVVALMQAQSSRPVRTFSIGFYEDEYNEAQHAKKVAQHLGTEHTELYVTPQQAMAVIPRLPAMYDEPFADSSQIPTFLVSELARRHVTVSLSGDGGDELFAGYNRYFVGRNLWRKIGWVPAGLRQAVARGLTVLSPATLNTVFRRLGALAPAFQNPGDKLHKLAGILAMDNPERMYLGLVSLWQEPSSVALGAAEPLTAITDPSRWAKLDDFTLRMMYLDLVTYLPDDILVKVDRASMAVSLEARVPLLDHRVVEFAWRLPLSLKIRREGEGKWILRRVLDRYVPKELIERPKMGFGVPIDHWLRGPLRDWAESLVDERRLRQEGFFNPQPIREKWTEHLSGKRNWQYPLWTILMFQAWIRPE is encoded by the coding sequence ATAGCAGGTGTGTTCGGCTACGAGGGCTCCGACCTCAACGAGACGGTTGAGGCGATGGTGGCGTCCATTCGCTACCGTGGGCCGGACGATGCCGGAGTATGGTGCGAGCCCAGCCGTGGCCTTGCGTTAGGGCATGCGCGTCTGGCGATTCTCGATCTTTCACCCGAAGGCCATCAGCCGATGGTCTCGGCCAGCGGGCGGTATGTGATCTCCTACAACGGCGAGGTCTATAACTTCCTCGATCTCCGGCGGGAGCTGGAAGAACGCGGGGCAAAATTCCGCGGGCATTCGGACACCGAAGTCATGCTGGCGGCGATCGAGCAGTGGGGGGTGCAGTCGGCCGTTACCCGCTTTGTCGGCATGTTCGCGTTTGCGCTCTGGGATCGCGCCGACCAGATGTTGTATCTCGTGCGCGACCGGCTGGGAATCAAGCCGCTCTATTTCGGCTGGGCGGGCCGGAGCGTTGTGTTTGCCTCCGAGGTCAAGGCGCTTCGTTGTCACCCCCACTTTCGTCCGGACATCGACCGAGACGCGCTGGCGCTCTATCTGCGGCATGGCTATATTCCGGCTCCGCTCTCGATTTACCACCAGATCTACAAGCTGCCACCCGGCTGCCTGCTGATGGTCACCCCTGACCGGGCCATGCAGGCCGAGGGTTTCTCTCCCGATCCCGAATCGCCGGACGGTTGGAAACCGGTGCGGTACTGGTCGGCGCGGACGGTCGCCGAACAGGGGTGCGCGTCGCTGTTCCGAGGATCCGAGGCGGAGGCGGCGCAGGAGCTGGATGCGCTGCTGCGTCAAGCCATGCGGCTCCGCATGATCTCGGATGTGCCGCTCGGCGCGTTTCTGTCAGGCGGGATCGACAGTTCCACCGTCGTGGCCCTCATGCAGGCGCAAAGCTCGAGGCCCGTCAGGACTTTCTCGATCGGCTTTTATGAGGATGAGTACAACGAGGCTCAGCATGCGAAGAAGGTCGCGCAGCACCTGGGGACGGAGCACACGGAGCTGTATGTCACGCCGCAACAGGCGATGGCGGTGATCCCGCGCCTGCCCGCGATGTACGATGAACCGTTCGCCGATTCGTCGCAGATTCCGACGTTCCTGGTGTCCGAATTGGCGCGCCGGCATGTCACGGTGAGTCTGTCCGGCGACGGCGGCGACGAACTCTTCGCCGGTTACAACCGGTATTTCGTGGGTCGCAACCTGTGGCGGAAAATCGGGTGGGTGCCGGCGGGCCTTCGGCAGGCCGTCGCTCGGGGACTGACGGTGCTGTCGCCCGCCACGCTGAACACGGTGTTTCGGCGCCTGGGTGCTTTGGCGCCGGCTTTCCAGAATCCCGGAGACAAGCTGCACAAATTGGCGGGGATTCTGGCGATGGACAATCCGGAACGCATGTATCTCGGCTTGGTGTCGCTCTGGCAAGAGCCCTCGTCCGTGGCCCTCGGCGCCGCGGAGCCGTTGACCGCGATCACTGATCCGTCCCGGTGGGCCAAGCTGGATGACTTTACGTTGCGGATGATGTATCTGGATTTGGTCACCTATCTGCCGGACGACATTCTGGTGAAGGTCGACCGGGCGAGCATGGCGGTCAGTCTCGAAGCGCGGGTGCCTTTACTGGACCATCGCGTCGTGGAATTCGCCTGGCGGCTCCCGCTGTCGTTGAAGATTCGTCGGGAAGGCGAGGGCAAGTGGATTCTCCGCCGGGTGCTCGATCGCTATGTCCCCAAGGAGTTGATCGAGCGGCCCAAAATGGGATTCGGCGTACCGATCGACCATTGGTTGCGCGGGCCGCTCCGGGACTGGGCGGAGTCATTAGTGGATGAACGCCGTTTGCGGCAGGAGGGATTTTTCAATCCGCAACCGATCCGGGAGAAGTGGACCGAGCATCTTTCCGGGAAACGGAACTGGCAGTATCCGCTGTGGACGATCTTGATGTTCCAGGCGTGGATCAGACCGGAATGA
- a CDS encoding CopG family transcriptional regulator encodes MKRTTIFVEESLLAALRRLAEKERMSISAAIRAALEEYVGRRHPATTLPSFLGLGRSGRKDIAEHAEELLWISPHRGRKR; translated from the coding sequence ATGAAGAGAACCACTATCTTTGTGGAGGAATCGCTGCTGGCGGCATTGCGTCGCCTCGCCGAAAAGGAACGCATGAGCATATCGGCAGCCATTCGCGCGGCGCTCGAAGAGTACGTCGGCCGGCGGCACCCGGCCACGACCCTGCCGTCTTTTTTGGGGCTCGGTCGGAGCGGACGAAAAGATATCGCCGAGCACGCGGAAGAACTCCTCTGGATCAGCCCCCATAGAGGTCGAAAGCGGTGA
- a CDS encoding PIN domain-containing protein has product MRPILTDTGPLYAMADQDDGWHDRVRTFLETHRQQLVVPVTVLPEVCYLIGTYLGSAAEVSFVRSVQHGDVRVEPLSKADLSRTVEVMDQYQDARLGFVDASLVAIAERLKIREILTTDRRHFSLVRPRHCAGFTLKP; this is encoded by the coding sequence GTGAGACCGATTCTCACCGACACGGGCCCGCTCTACGCCATGGCCGACCAAGATGACGGGTGGCATGATCGTGTCCGCACGTTCCTGGAGACTCACCGGCAACAACTCGTCGTCCCCGTGACCGTCCTCCCGGAAGTCTGTTACTTGATCGGCACATACTTAGGTTCCGCCGCGGAAGTGTCCTTCGTCCGGTCCGTTCAGCATGGTGACGTGAGAGTGGAACCGTTAAGTAAAGCGGACCTCTCCCGAACGGTTGAAGTCATGGACCAATATCAAGACGCCCGCCTCGGATTCGTAGATGCCTCGCTCGTGGCGATAGCCGAGCGATTGAAGATCCGCGAGATCCTCACGACAGATCGCCGTCATTTCTCCCTGGTCCGCCCCCGCCACTGCGCCGGCTTTACACTGAAGCCATAA